The Primulina tabacum isolate GXHZ01 chromosome 7, ASM2559414v2, whole genome shotgun sequence genome includes a window with the following:
- the LOC142551121 gene encoding uncharacterized protein LOC142551121 isoform X1: MTSLEIMCLLEITKFVNLRCYSEIKGVSLCGMDSYHSFWQLGDELRGQSKVLEDHAWLMAASKLAEHTRSKAERRINIDLSKGTSDVRHRDNFGFQEDNKFESFNVNMLNVDNKFSENVSKSSLSNGIHNMDAVFQNTITNSMRTMSGSKYDNINNHKDRYSSNNNKDDGASINNSADKRFKTLPSAEILPRNKVLGGYIFVCNNDTMQEDLKRQLFGLPPRYRDSVRAITPGLPLFLYNYTTHQLHGVFEATTFGGSNIDPTAWEDKKCKGESRFPAQVRIRIRKLYKPLDEDAFRPVLHHYDGPKFRLELSVPETLDLLDLCEKGGA; this comes from the exons ATGACTTCTCTCGAGATCATGTGTTTACTGgaaataacaaaatttgttaATCTGCGATGTTATTCCGAAATAAAAG GAGTTTCATTGTGCGGTATGGACAGCTATCATAGCTTTTGGCAGTTGGGGGATGAGCTTCGAGGACAGTCAAAAGTGTTAGAGGACCATGCATGGCTGATGGCTGCTTCAAAATTGGCTGAGCATACAAGGTCAAAGGCTGAACGTAGAATAAACATAGATCTCTCAAAGGGTACTTCCGATGTGAGGCATAGGGATAATTTTGGGTTTCAGGAAGATAATAAGTTTGAAAGTTTTAATGTCAACATGTTAAACGTGGACAATAAGTTCAGTGAGAATGTAAGCAAAAGCTCCCTGTCAAATGGCATCCACAATATGGATGCTGTGTTTCAGAATACCATCACCAACTCTATGAGGACTATGTCAGGAAGTAAATATGACAATATCAACAATCACAAGGATCGATATAGCAGCAACAATAACAAGGATGATGGTGCAAGTATTAACAATTCTGCCGACAAAAGGTTTAAAACTTTGCCGTCTGCGGAAATACTTCCCAGGAATAAGGTCTTGGGTGGATATATCTTTGTCTGCAACAATGATACAATGCAGGAAGATTTGAAGCGACAACTCTTTG GTCTTCCACCAAGATACCGAGACTCTGTGAGAGCGATAACCCCGGGCTTACCTTTATTCCTCTACAATTATACCACTCATCAGTTACATGGCGTTTTTGAG GCAACAACTTTTGGGGGTTCTAACATTGATCCCACTGCGTGGGAAGATAAAAAATGCAAAGGCGAGTCAAGGTTTCCTGCACAG GTAAGAATCCGTATCAGGAAACTCTACAAGCCTTTGGATGAAGATGCTTTTAGGCCAGTCCTACATCATTATGATGGTCCTAAGTTTCGCCTTGAGCTGTCTGTACCTGAG ACCTTGGATTTGTTAGATCTCTGTGAGAAAGGCGGTGCATAA
- the LOC142551121 gene encoding B2 protein isoform X3, which produces MDSYHSFWQLGDELRGQSKVLEDHAWLMAASKLAEHTRSKAERRINIDLSKGTSDVRHRDNFGFQEDNKFESFNVNMLNVDNKFSENVSKSSLSNGIHNMDAVFQNTITNSMRTMSGSKYDNINNHKDRYSSNNNKDDGASINNSADKRFKTLPSAEILPRNKVLGGYIFVCNNDTMQEDLKRQLFGLPPRYRDSVRAITPGLPLFLYNYTTHQLHGVFEATTFGGSNIDPTAWEDKKCKGESRFPAQVRIRIRKLYKPLDEDAFRPVLHHYDGPKFRLELSVPETLDLLDLCEKGGA; this is translated from the exons ATGGACAGCTATCATAGCTTTTGGCAGTTGGGGGATGAGCTTCGAGGACAGTCAAAAGTGTTAGAGGACCATGCATGGCTGATGGCTGCTTCAAAATTGGCTGAGCATACAAGGTCAAAGGCTGAACGTAGAATAAACATAGATCTCTCAAAGGGTACTTCCGATGTGAGGCATAGGGATAATTTTGGGTTTCAGGAAGATAATAAGTTTGAAAGTTTTAATGTCAACATGTTAAACGTGGACAATAAGTTCAGTGAGAATGTAAGCAAAAGCTCCCTGTCAAATGGCATCCACAATATGGATGCTGTGTTTCAGAATACCATCACCAACTCTATGAGGACTATGTCAGGAAGTAAATATGACAATATCAACAATCACAAGGATCGATATAGCAGCAACAATAACAAGGATGATGGTGCAAGTATTAACAATTCTGCCGACAAAAGGTTTAAAACTTTGCCGTCTGCGGAAATACTTCCCAGGAATAAGGTCTTGGGTGGATATATCTTTGTCTGCAACAATGATACAATGCAGGAAGATTTGAAGCGACAACTCTTTG GTCTTCCACCAAGATACCGAGACTCTGTGAGAGCGATAACCCCGGGCTTACCTTTATTCCTCTACAATTATACCACTCATCAGTTACATGGCGTTTTTGAG GCAACAACTTTTGGGGGTTCTAACATTGATCCCACTGCGTGGGAAGATAAAAAATGCAAAGGCGAGTCAAGGTTTCCTGCACAG GTAAGAATCCGTATCAGGAAACTCTACAAGCCTTTGGATGAAGATGCTTTTAGGCCAGTCCTACATCATTATGATGGTCCTAAGTTTCGCCTTGAGCTGTCTGTACCTGAG ACCTTGGATTTGTTAGATCTCTGTGAGAAAGGCGGTGCATAA
- the LOC142551121 gene encoding uncharacterized protein LOC142551121 isoform X2, whose translation MGVSLCGMDSYHSFWQLGDELRGQSKVLEDHAWLMAASKLAEHTRSKAERRINIDLSKGTSDVRHRDNFGFQEDNKFESFNVNMLNVDNKFSENVSKSSLSNGIHNMDAVFQNTITNSMRTMSGSKYDNINNHKDRYSSNNNKDDGASINNSADKRFKTLPSAEILPRNKVLGGYIFVCNNDTMQEDLKRQLFGLPPRYRDSVRAITPGLPLFLYNYTTHQLHGVFEATTFGGSNIDPTAWEDKKCKGESRFPAQVRIRIRKLYKPLDEDAFRPVLHHYDGPKFRLELSVPETLDLLDLCEKGGA comes from the exons ATGG GAGTTTCATTGTGCGGTATGGACAGCTATCATAGCTTTTGGCAGTTGGGGGATGAGCTTCGAGGACAGTCAAAAGTGTTAGAGGACCATGCATGGCTGATGGCTGCTTCAAAATTGGCTGAGCATACAAGGTCAAAGGCTGAACGTAGAATAAACATAGATCTCTCAAAGGGTACTTCCGATGTGAGGCATAGGGATAATTTTGGGTTTCAGGAAGATAATAAGTTTGAAAGTTTTAATGTCAACATGTTAAACGTGGACAATAAGTTCAGTGAGAATGTAAGCAAAAGCTCCCTGTCAAATGGCATCCACAATATGGATGCTGTGTTTCAGAATACCATCACCAACTCTATGAGGACTATGTCAGGAAGTAAATATGACAATATCAACAATCACAAGGATCGATATAGCAGCAACAATAACAAGGATGATGGTGCAAGTATTAACAATTCTGCCGACAAAAGGTTTAAAACTTTGCCGTCTGCGGAAATACTTCCCAGGAATAAGGTCTTGGGTGGATATATCTTTGTCTGCAACAATGATACAATGCAGGAAGATTTGAAGCGACAACTCTTTG GTCTTCCACCAAGATACCGAGACTCTGTGAGAGCGATAACCCCGGGCTTACCTTTATTCCTCTACAATTATACCACTCATCAGTTACATGGCGTTTTTGAG GCAACAACTTTTGGGGGTTCTAACATTGATCCCACTGCGTGGGAAGATAAAAAATGCAAAGGCGAGTCAAGGTTTCCTGCACAG GTAAGAATCCGTATCAGGAAACTCTACAAGCCTTTGGATGAAGATGCTTTTAGGCCAGTCCTACATCATTATGATGGTCCTAAGTTTCGCCTTGAGCTGTCTGTACCTGAG ACCTTGGATTTGTTAGATCTCTGTGAGAAAGGCGGTGCATAA